The Drosophila gunungcola strain Sukarami chromosome 3L unlocalized genomic scaffold, Dgunungcola_SK_2 000003F, whole genome shotgun sequence genome contains a region encoding:
- the LOC128258335 gene encoding proton-coupled amino acid transporter-like protein CG1139 isoform X4 — protein sequence MSTPENKIPTVAAGYGENEKPKGGKGGQPKFIRSDMADVPVQQAAGSTLPLVITRKKGDDSEDGNYNPFEHRKVEHPTSDLETFVHLLKGSLGSGILAMPMAFSHAGLWFGLVATFAVGTLCTYCVHILVKCAHILCRRRKIPMMGFADVAEQAFLDGPPALNRWSRFIRFMVNTFLVIDLLGCCCIYLVFVATNVEQVVRVYMETELSIRVWIMIVTAPLILMCLVRNLKFLTPFSMIANILMFVGIVITFIYMFTDLPAPVERPGIVAVPEWPLFFGTVIFALEGIGVVMSLENDMKNPTHFIGCPSVLNLGMGLVIALYTLVGFFGFLKYGPDTQASITLNLPLEDKLAQSVKLMIAIAIFFTFTLQFYVPVTILWKGLEHKIRPEKQNISEYGLRVFLVLLCGGIAVALPNLGPFISLIGAVCLSTLGMIVPAIIELAVYHEDPGYGRFNWRLWKNSGLILFGVVGFVAGTYVSIIEFHAEFSGGH from the exons ATGTCGACGCCAGAGAAC AAAATCCCGACGGTCGCTGCGGGCTACGGAGAAAACGAGAAACCCAAAGGCGGCAAAGGCGGTCAACCCAA GTTCATCCGCTCGGACATGGCCGACGTACCCGTCCAACAGGCGGCAGGGTCCACGCTTCCCCTGGTAATCACTCGGAAAAAAGGAGACGACTCCGAGGATGGCAACTATAATCCGTTTGAGCACCGCAAGGTGGAGCATCCCACATC GGACCTCGAGACATTTGTGCACCTGCTGAAGGGATCGCTGGGCTCTGGCATTTTGGCCATGCCGATGGCCTTCTCCCACGCTGGCTTGTGGTTCGGATTGGTGGCCACGTTCGCGGTGGGCACCCTGTGCACCTACTGCGTCCACATCCTGGTCAAGTGCGCCCACATCCTGTGCCGACGACGCAAGATCCCGATGATGGGATTCGCCGATGTGGCCGAGCAGGCCTTCCTTGACGGACCGCCTGCCCTGAACCGCTGGTCGCGCTTCATCCGGTTCATGGTGAACACGTTTCTGGTGATCGATCTGCTGGGCTGCTGCTGTATCTATCTGGTGTTCGTGGCCACCAATGTGGAGCAGGTGGTGCGGGTGTACATGGAAACGGAGCTGAGCATTAGGGTTTGGATCATGATCGTGACGGCGCCGCTGATCCTCATGTGTCTGGTGCGAAACCTCAAGTTCCTCACGCCCTTCTCGATGATCGCCAACATACTGATGTTCGTGGGCATCGTGATAACCTTCATCTATATGTTCACCGATCTTCCTGCTCCCGTCGAACGTCCTGGCATCGTGGCCGTGCCCGAGTGGCCGCTCTTCTTCGGCACCGTGATCTTCGCCTTGGAGGGCATCGGTGTAGTCATGTCCCTGGAGAACGACATGAAGAACCCCACCCACTTCATTGGCTGCCCCTCGGTTCTGAATCTGGGCATGGGTCTGGTGATCGCGCTGTACACTCTGGTTGGCTTCTTCGGCTTCTTGAAGTACGGCCCGGACACCCAGGCCAGCATAACGCTGAACTTGCCACTGGAGGACAA GTTGGCCCAATCCGTCAAGCTGATGATTGCCATCGCCATCTTCTTCACCTTCACCCTGCAATTCTACGTGCCAGTCACGATCTTGTGGAAGGGACTGGAGCACAAGATCCGGCCGGAGAAACAGAATATCAGCGAGTACGGACTGCGTGTATTTTTAGTG CTTCTTTGTGGAGGCATTGCCGTGGCCCTGCCGAATCTGGGGCCCTTCATCTCGCTGATCGGAGCAGTGTGCCTCAGTACGCTGGGCATGATCGTGCCGGCGATAATTGAGTTGGCCGTGTATCACGAGGATCCCGGGTACGGACGCTTCAACTGGCGGCTGTGGAAGAACTCCGGACTGATACTGTTCGGCGTGGTGGGCTTCGTGGCCGGAACTTATGTCAGCATCATCGAATTCCACGCCGAGTTCAGCGGCGGCCACTGA
- the LOC128258335 gene encoding proton-coupled amino acid transporter-like protein CG1139 isoform X3, which produces MTLAVISGSGTTCDTKIPTVAAGYGENEKPKGGKGGQPKFIRSDMADVPVQQAAGSTLPLVITRKKGDDSEDGNYNPFEHRKVEHPTSDLETFVHLLKGSLGSGILAMPMAFSHAGLWFGLVATFAVGTLCTYCVHILVKCAHILCRRRKIPMMGFADVAEQAFLDGPPALNRWSRFIRFMVNTFLVIDLLGCCCIYLVFVATNVEQVVRVYMETELSIRVWIMIVTAPLILMCLVRNLKFLTPFSMIANILMFVGIVITFIYMFTDLPAPVERPGIVAVPEWPLFFGTVIFALEGIGVVMSLENDMKNPTHFIGCPSVLNLGMGLVIALYTLVGFFGFLKYGPDTQASITLNLPLEDKLAQSVKLMIAIAIFFTFTLQFYVPVTILWKGLEHKIRPEKQNISEYGLRVFLVLLCGGIAVALPNLGPFISLIGAVCLSTLGMIVPAIIELAVYHEDPGYGRFNWRLWKNSGLILFGVVGFVAGTYVSIIEFHAEFSGGH; this is translated from the exons ATGACGCTAGCCGTGATTAGCGGATCGGGCACAACCTGCGATACT AAAATCCCGACGGTCGCTGCGGGCTACGGAGAAAACGAGAAACCCAAAGGCGGCAAAGGCGGTCAACCCAA GTTCATCCGCTCGGACATGGCCGACGTACCCGTCCAACAGGCGGCAGGGTCCACGCTTCCCCTGGTAATCACTCGGAAAAAAGGAGACGACTCCGAGGATGGCAACTATAATCCGTTTGAGCACCGCAAGGTGGAGCATCCCACATC GGACCTCGAGACATTTGTGCACCTGCTGAAGGGATCGCTGGGCTCTGGCATTTTGGCCATGCCGATGGCCTTCTCCCACGCTGGCTTGTGGTTCGGATTGGTGGCCACGTTCGCGGTGGGCACCCTGTGCACCTACTGCGTCCACATCCTGGTCAAGTGCGCCCACATCCTGTGCCGACGACGCAAGATCCCGATGATGGGATTCGCCGATGTGGCCGAGCAGGCCTTCCTTGACGGACCGCCTGCCCTGAACCGCTGGTCGCGCTTCATCCGGTTCATGGTGAACACGTTTCTGGTGATCGATCTGCTGGGCTGCTGCTGTATCTATCTGGTGTTCGTGGCCACCAATGTGGAGCAGGTGGTGCGGGTGTACATGGAAACGGAGCTGAGCATTAGGGTTTGGATCATGATCGTGACGGCGCCGCTGATCCTCATGTGTCTGGTGCGAAACCTCAAGTTCCTCACGCCCTTCTCGATGATCGCCAACATACTGATGTTCGTGGGCATCGTGATAACCTTCATCTATATGTTCACCGATCTTCCTGCTCCCGTCGAACGTCCTGGCATCGTGGCCGTGCCCGAGTGGCCGCTCTTCTTCGGCACCGTGATCTTCGCCTTGGAGGGCATCGGTGTAGTCATGTCCCTGGAGAACGACATGAAGAACCCCACCCACTTCATTGGCTGCCCCTCGGTTCTGAATCTGGGCATGGGTCTGGTGATCGCGCTGTACACTCTGGTTGGCTTCTTCGGCTTCTTGAAGTACGGCCCGGACACCCAGGCCAGCATAACGCTGAACTTGCCACTGGAGGACAA GTTGGCCCAATCCGTCAAGCTGATGATTGCCATCGCCATCTTCTTCACCTTCACCCTGCAATTCTACGTGCCAGTCACGATCTTGTGGAAGGGACTGGAGCACAAGATCCGGCCGGAGAAACAGAATATCAGCGAGTACGGACTGCGTGTATTTTTAGTG CTTCTTTGTGGAGGCATTGCCGTGGCCCTGCCGAATCTGGGGCCCTTCATCTCGCTGATCGGAGCAGTGTGCCTCAGTACGCTGGGCATGATCGTGCCGGCGATAATTGAGTTGGCCGTGTATCACGAGGATCCCGGGTACGGACGCTTCAACTGGCGGCTGTGGAAGAACTCCGGACTGATACTGTTCGGCGTGGTGGGCTTCGTGGCCGGAACTTATGTCAGCATCATCGAATTCCACGCCGAGTTCAGCGGCGGCCACTGA
- the LOC128258335 gene encoding proton-coupled amino acid transporter-like protein CG1139 isoform X2 has translation MSFHKSDSRTPLAPTEYTKIPTVAAGYGENEKPKGGKGGQPKFIRSDMADVPVQQAAGSTLPLVITRKKGDDSEDGNYNPFEHRKVEHPTSDLETFVHLLKGSLGSGILAMPMAFSHAGLWFGLVATFAVGTLCTYCVHILVKCAHILCRRRKIPMMGFADVAEQAFLDGPPALNRWSRFIRFMVNTFLVIDLLGCCCIYLVFVATNVEQVVRVYMETELSIRVWIMIVTAPLILMCLVRNLKFLTPFSMIANILMFVGIVITFIYMFTDLPAPVERPGIVAVPEWPLFFGTVIFALEGIGVVMSLENDMKNPTHFIGCPSVLNLGMGLVIALYTLVGFFGFLKYGPDTQASITLNLPLEDKLAQSVKLMIAIAIFFTFTLQFYVPVTILWKGLEHKIRPEKQNISEYGLRVFLVLLCGGIAVALPNLGPFISLIGAVCLSTLGMIVPAIIELAVYHEDPGYGRFNWRLWKNSGLILFGVVGFVAGTYVSIIEFHAEFSGGH, from the exons ATGAGTTTCCATAAGAGCGACTCGCGGACGCCGCTGGCGCCCACAGAGTACACT AAAATCCCGACGGTCGCTGCGGGCTACGGAGAAAACGAGAAACCCAAAGGCGGCAAAGGCGGTCAACCCAA GTTCATCCGCTCGGACATGGCCGACGTACCCGTCCAACAGGCGGCAGGGTCCACGCTTCCCCTGGTAATCACTCGGAAAAAAGGAGACGACTCCGAGGATGGCAACTATAATCCGTTTGAGCACCGCAAGGTGGAGCATCCCACATC GGACCTCGAGACATTTGTGCACCTGCTGAAGGGATCGCTGGGCTCTGGCATTTTGGCCATGCCGATGGCCTTCTCCCACGCTGGCTTGTGGTTCGGATTGGTGGCCACGTTCGCGGTGGGCACCCTGTGCACCTACTGCGTCCACATCCTGGTCAAGTGCGCCCACATCCTGTGCCGACGACGCAAGATCCCGATGATGGGATTCGCCGATGTGGCCGAGCAGGCCTTCCTTGACGGACCGCCTGCCCTGAACCGCTGGTCGCGCTTCATCCGGTTCATGGTGAACACGTTTCTGGTGATCGATCTGCTGGGCTGCTGCTGTATCTATCTGGTGTTCGTGGCCACCAATGTGGAGCAGGTGGTGCGGGTGTACATGGAAACGGAGCTGAGCATTAGGGTTTGGATCATGATCGTGACGGCGCCGCTGATCCTCATGTGTCTGGTGCGAAACCTCAAGTTCCTCACGCCCTTCTCGATGATCGCCAACATACTGATGTTCGTGGGCATCGTGATAACCTTCATCTATATGTTCACCGATCTTCCTGCTCCCGTCGAACGTCCTGGCATCGTGGCCGTGCCCGAGTGGCCGCTCTTCTTCGGCACCGTGATCTTCGCCTTGGAGGGCATCGGTGTAGTCATGTCCCTGGAGAACGACATGAAGAACCCCACCCACTTCATTGGCTGCCCCTCGGTTCTGAATCTGGGCATGGGTCTGGTGATCGCGCTGTACACTCTGGTTGGCTTCTTCGGCTTCTTGAAGTACGGCCCGGACACCCAGGCCAGCATAACGCTGAACTTGCCACTGGAGGACAA GTTGGCCCAATCCGTCAAGCTGATGATTGCCATCGCCATCTTCTTCACCTTCACCCTGCAATTCTACGTGCCAGTCACGATCTTGTGGAAGGGACTGGAGCACAAGATCCGGCCGGAGAAACAGAATATCAGCGAGTACGGACTGCGTGTATTTTTAGTG CTTCTTTGTGGAGGCATTGCCGTGGCCCTGCCGAATCTGGGGCCCTTCATCTCGCTGATCGGAGCAGTGTGCCTCAGTACGCTGGGCATGATCGTGCCGGCGATAATTGAGTTGGCCGTGTATCACGAGGATCCCGGGTACGGACGCTTCAACTGGCGGCTGTGGAAGAACTCCGGACTGATACTGTTCGGCGTGGTGGGCTTCGTGGCCGGAACTTATGTCAGCATCATCGAATTCCACGCCGAGTTCAGCGGCGGCCACTGA
- the LOC128258335 gene encoding proton-coupled amino acid transporter-like protein CG1139 isoform X1, protein MSLKRGGPPPVATSGSGVMTTSLDQQKIPTVAAGYGENEKPKGGKGGQPKFIRSDMADVPVQQAAGSTLPLVITRKKGDDSEDGNYNPFEHRKVEHPTSDLETFVHLLKGSLGSGILAMPMAFSHAGLWFGLVATFAVGTLCTYCVHILVKCAHILCRRRKIPMMGFADVAEQAFLDGPPALNRWSRFIRFMVNTFLVIDLLGCCCIYLVFVATNVEQVVRVYMETELSIRVWIMIVTAPLILMCLVRNLKFLTPFSMIANILMFVGIVITFIYMFTDLPAPVERPGIVAVPEWPLFFGTVIFALEGIGVVMSLENDMKNPTHFIGCPSVLNLGMGLVIALYTLVGFFGFLKYGPDTQASITLNLPLEDKLAQSVKLMIAIAIFFTFTLQFYVPVTILWKGLEHKIRPEKQNISEYGLRVFLVLLCGGIAVALPNLGPFISLIGAVCLSTLGMIVPAIIELAVYHEDPGYGRFNWRLWKNSGLILFGVVGFVAGTYVSIIEFHAEFSGGH, encoded by the exons ATGTCCTTGAAGAGGGGCGGACCGCCGCCGGTGGCCACCAGCGGATCCGGCGTGATGACCACCTCTTTGGACCAGCAG AAAATCCCGACGGTCGCTGCGGGCTACGGAGAAAACGAGAAACCCAAAGGCGGCAAAGGCGGTCAACCCAA GTTCATCCGCTCGGACATGGCCGACGTACCCGTCCAACAGGCGGCAGGGTCCACGCTTCCCCTGGTAATCACTCGGAAAAAAGGAGACGACTCCGAGGATGGCAACTATAATCCGTTTGAGCACCGCAAGGTGGAGCATCCCACATC GGACCTCGAGACATTTGTGCACCTGCTGAAGGGATCGCTGGGCTCTGGCATTTTGGCCATGCCGATGGCCTTCTCCCACGCTGGCTTGTGGTTCGGATTGGTGGCCACGTTCGCGGTGGGCACCCTGTGCACCTACTGCGTCCACATCCTGGTCAAGTGCGCCCACATCCTGTGCCGACGACGCAAGATCCCGATGATGGGATTCGCCGATGTGGCCGAGCAGGCCTTCCTTGACGGACCGCCTGCCCTGAACCGCTGGTCGCGCTTCATCCGGTTCATGGTGAACACGTTTCTGGTGATCGATCTGCTGGGCTGCTGCTGTATCTATCTGGTGTTCGTGGCCACCAATGTGGAGCAGGTGGTGCGGGTGTACATGGAAACGGAGCTGAGCATTAGGGTTTGGATCATGATCGTGACGGCGCCGCTGATCCTCATGTGTCTGGTGCGAAACCTCAAGTTCCTCACGCCCTTCTCGATGATCGCCAACATACTGATGTTCGTGGGCATCGTGATAACCTTCATCTATATGTTCACCGATCTTCCTGCTCCCGTCGAACGTCCTGGCATCGTGGCCGTGCCCGAGTGGCCGCTCTTCTTCGGCACCGTGATCTTCGCCTTGGAGGGCATCGGTGTAGTCATGTCCCTGGAGAACGACATGAAGAACCCCACCCACTTCATTGGCTGCCCCTCGGTTCTGAATCTGGGCATGGGTCTGGTGATCGCGCTGTACACTCTGGTTGGCTTCTTCGGCTTCTTGAAGTACGGCCCGGACACCCAGGCCAGCATAACGCTGAACTTGCCACTGGAGGACAA GTTGGCCCAATCCGTCAAGCTGATGATTGCCATCGCCATCTTCTTCACCTTCACCCTGCAATTCTACGTGCCAGTCACGATCTTGTGGAAGGGACTGGAGCACAAGATCCGGCCGGAGAAACAGAATATCAGCGAGTACGGACTGCGTGTATTTTTAGTG CTTCTTTGTGGAGGCATTGCCGTGGCCCTGCCGAATCTGGGGCCCTTCATCTCGCTGATCGGAGCAGTGTGCCTCAGTACGCTGGGCATGATCGTGCCGGCGATAATTGAGTTGGCCGTGTATCACGAGGATCCCGGGTACGGACGCTTCAACTGGCGGCTGTGGAAGAACTCCGGACTGATACTGTTCGGCGTGGTGGGCTTCGTGGCCGGAACTTATGTCAGCATCATCGAATTCCACGCCGAGTTCAGCGGCGGCCACTGA
- the LOC128258335 gene encoding proton-coupled amino acid transporter-like protein CG1139 isoform X5 — protein MADVPVQQAAGSTLPLVITRKKGDDSEDGNYNPFEHRKVEHPTSDLETFVHLLKGSLGSGILAMPMAFSHAGLWFGLVATFAVGTLCTYCVHILVKCAHILCRRRKIPMMGFADVAEQAFLDGPPALNRWSRFIRFMVNTFLVIDLLGCCCIYLVFVATNVEQVVRVYMETELSIRVWIMIVTAPLILMCLVRNLKFLTPFSMIANILMFVGIVITFIYMFTDLPAPVERPGIVAVPEWPLFFGTVIFALEGIGVVMSLENDMKNPTHFIGCPSVLNLGMGLVIALYTLVGFFGFLKYGPDTQASITLNLPLEDKLAQSVKLMIAIAIFFTFTLQFYVPVTILWKGLEHKIRPEKQNISEYGLRVFLVLLCGGIAVALPNLGPFISLIGAVCLSTLGMIVPAIIELAVYHEDPGYGRFNWRLWKNSGLILFGVVGFVAGTYVSIIEFHAEFSGGH, from the exons ATGGCCGACGTACCCGTCCAACAGGCGGCAGGGTCCACGCTTCCCCTGGTAATCACTCGGAAAAAAGGAGACGACTCCGAGGATGGCAACTATAATCCGTTTGAGCACCGCAAGGTGGAGCATCCCACATC GGACCTCGAGACATTTGTGCACCTGCTGAAGGGATCGCTGGGCTCTGGCATTTTGGCCATGCCGATGGCCTTCTCCCACGCTGGCTTGTGGTTCGGATTGGTGGCCACGTTCGCGGTGGGCACCCTGTGCACCTACTGCGTCCACATCCTGGTCAAGTGCGCCCACATCCTGTGCCGACGACGCAAGATCCCGATGATGGGATTCGCCGATGTGGCCGAGCAGGCCTTCCTTGACGGACCGCCTGCCCTGAACCGCTGGTCGCGCTTCATCCGGTTCATGGTGAACACGTTTCTGGTGATCGATCTGCTGGGCTGCTGCTGTATCTATCTGGTGTTCGTGGCCACCAATGTGGAGCAGGTGGTGCGGGTGTACATGGAAACGGAGCTGAGCATTAGGGTTTGGATCATGATCGTGACGGCGCCGCTGATCCTCATGTGTCTGGTGCGAAACCTCAAGTTCCTCACGCCCTTCTCGATGATCGCCAACATACTGATGTTCGTGGGCATCGTGATAACCTTCATCTATATGTTCACCGATCTTCCTGCTCCCGTCGAACGTCCTGGCATCGTGGCCGTGCCCGAGTGGCCGCTCTTCTTCGGCACCGTGATCTTCGCCTTGGAGGGCATCGGTGTAGTCATGTCCCTGGAGAACGACATGAAGAACCCCACCCACTTCATTGGCTGCCCCTCGGTTCTGAATCTGGGCATGGGTCTGGTGATCGCGCTGTACACTCTGGTTGGCTTCTTCGGCTTCTTGAAGTACGGCCCGGACACCCAGGCCAGCATAACGCTGAACTTGCCACTGGAGGACAA GTTGGCCCAATCCGTCAAGCTGATGATTGCCATCGCCATCTTCTTCACCTTCACCCTGCAATTCTACGTGCCAGTCACGATCTTGTGGAAGGGACTGGAGCACAAGATCCGGCCGGAGAAACAGAATATCAGCGAGTACGGACTGCGTGTATTTTTAGTG CTTCTTTGTGGAGGCATTGCCGTGGCCCTGCCGAATCTGGGGCCCTTCATCTCGCTGATCGGAGCAGTGTGCCTCAGTACGCTGGGCATGATCGTGCCGGCGATAATTGAGTTGGCCGTGTATCACGAGGATCCCGGGTACGGACGCTTCAACTGGCGGCTGTGGAAGAACTCCGGACTGATACTGTTCGGCGTGGTGGGCTTCGTGGCCGGAACTTATGTCAGCATCATCGAATTCCACGCCGAGTTCAGCGGCGGCCACTGA